The Sphingopyxis fribergensis genome contains a region encoding:
- a CDS encoding outer membrane protein, with translation MKPYLLPISFALVASLAAANPAAAQTFEGPYVGAQAGWNQNKLGTVESDIGTAQVDRSRDAATAGIFAGYNIQPANGIVVSAEGAVNFGFDDGVTRSQKDAMGSINPEYGFDLGVRAGYLVTPNTLVYARGGYENIRASVRVLDLEGPRSGKDNFDGWTIGGGVERAVTDRISGRIEYRYSDLGGSGTKFERHQVLAGVAYHF, from the coding sequence ATGAAGCCTTATCTTCTCCCCATATCCTTCGCCCTGGTCGCAAGCCTTGCGGCCGCCAATCCGGCAGCTGCGCAGACCTTCGAAGGTCCCTATGTCGGCGCTCAGGCGGGCTGGAACCAGAACAAGCTTGGGACGGTCGAATCCGACATCGGCACTGCGCAGGTCGATCGATCACGCGACGCCGCGACGGCAGGCATATTCGCCGGCTACAATATCCAGCCCGCGAACGGCATTGTCGTTTCGGCGGAAGGCGCCGTCAATTTCGGTTTCGATGACGGCGTTACCCGGTCCCAGAAGGACGCGATGGGCAGCATCAATCCGGAATATGGTTTCGACCTTGGTGTTCGCGCGGGCTATCTCGTGACCCCCAATACGCTCGTCTACGCGCGCGGTGGATACGAAAATATCCGCGCATCGGTGCGCGTCCTTGACCTTGAAGGACCGCGCAGCGGCAAGGATAATTTCGACGGCTGGACGATCGGCGGCGGTGTCGAACGGGCAGTCACCGACCGCATCTCGGGACGCATCGAATATCGTTACAGCGATCTCGGCGGTAGCGGCACGAAGTTCGAGCGCCATCAGGTGCTCGCCGGCGTTGCCTATCACTTCTGA
- a CDS encoding PAS domain-containing sensor histidine kinase: MIGRHSLATGTRSKLVQAVSDRRAIVVLISACGGFLAALLGEPIGLFAPFSALLIFVRRRRRSVLLAALALLLVLAMIALLLAGAPASESRLSWIGLFFTALCIGAILGGTEPARIEPIADPAQNGRLPKDMHPDDAPAVEQARARAFWSGVPQIVSYRARTAEGEWRRAAFIAEPSNAGNIRPDPMVHDPHEPWTMAESFGKTIDAVHAARILESFYGAAFAFDAGGQFTYATPVAQTSISMTLDDLNMPLGGGAFVEGGDFGWKRGVHPDDYPGAASELRRCLRSGDPYNYEYRVLRTTGEYIWHRFAIRPTHDAEGAITGWFGTGFDIDLFRKTEDALRESERSLRELIETAPALIWSMTPEGEPVYFSRQLREFFGFDVMDRDVAGTSRLQSVLRTVIHPDDIEKVNQRFAHSLRTGAPYSLTHRQRRFDGVYRWVETRIAAMRGADGAIVQWNGVCLDIEDQVRAQEELLRTQEKLSRAAQAASLAELSASIAHEVNQPLAAIMTNAQACARWLVADPPNVARAQMIVDRITQSAQSAADIVSHIRSLFSQSSEPRIGIAIDALVAEVCGVIAEQAARCNVQLDVQVPPGLPCVAIDPIQIQQVLVNLLRNGIEAMDGMLADKRLLVTARTDGDEMLRVEVTDSGVGVLDPDRMFEAFFTTKPQGMGMGLAICRSIIESHGGRLWAEAAQPTGARLAFTLPVGSLNA; the protein is encoded by the coding sequence GTGATCGGGCGCCACAGCCTCGCTACCGGAACACGGAGCAAATTGGTTCAGGCGGTTTCGGACCGCCGTGCCATTGTCGTGCTAATCTCCGCGTGCGGGGGCTTTCTTGCCGCTTTGCTAGGCGAACCTATCGGTCTGTTCGCGCCATTCAGCGCACTCCTGATATTCGTGCGCCGCCGCAGGCGATCCGTTCTTTTGGCGGCTCTGGCGTTATTGCTGGTCTTGGCCATGATCGCACTGCTGCTCGCCGGTGCGCCCGCCTCCGAATCTCGGCTGTCTTGGATTGGACTGTTTTTCACCGCGCTGTGCATCGGCGCTATCCTTGGCGGCACTGAGCCAGCCCGGATCGAGCCGATCGCAGACCCCGCTCAGAACGGCCGGCTGCCGAAAGATATGCATCCGGACGATGCTCCGGCGGTGGAGCAGGCAAGGGCGCGTGCTTTCTGGAGCGGTGTACCCCAGATCGTGAGCTACCGGGCGCGCACAGCGGAAGGCGAATGGCGCAGAGCCGCATTTATTGCGGAACCGTCGAACGCCGGCAACATTCGTCCCGATCCCATGGTCCACGATCCGCACGAGCCCTGGACGATGGCGGAATCCTTCGGAAAAACAATTGATGCGGTTCACGCCGCCAGAATTCTCGAGAGCTTTTATGGTGCGGCGTTCGCCTTCGATGCGGGCGGACAATTCACTTATGCAACGCCGGTTGCACAGACGTCGATTTCGATGACGCTGGATGATCTCAACATGCCCTTGGGAGGAGGGGCCTTTGTCGAGGGCGGCGATTTCGGATGGAAACGCGGCGTACATCCGGACGACTATCCTGGCGCCGCGAGCGAGCTTCGGCGATGCCTGCGATCCGGCGATCCGTACAATTATGAATATCGCGTATTGCGGACGACAGGCGAATATATCTGGCATCGCTTTGCCATTCGGCCGACACACGACGCCGAGGGAGCGATTACCGGTTGGTTCGGCACCGGCTTCGATATCGACCTGTTCCGCAAGACCGAGGATGCGCTGCGCGAAAGCGAGCGGTCATTACGCGAATTGATCGAGACCGCGCCCGCGCTCATCTGGAGCATGACGCCCGAGGGTGAGCCGGTATATTTCAGCCGTCAGCTTCGCGAATTCTTTGGCTTCGACGTGATGGACAGGGACGTCGCCGGGACGTCACGGCTCCAGAGCGTGCTCCGCACGGTCATCCACCCCGACGATATCGAGAAGGTGAACCAGCGTTTCGCCCATTCGCTGCGGACCGGCGCCCCCTATAGCCTCACGCATCGCCAGCGGCGCTTCGACGGAGTTTACCGCTGGGTCGAAACGCGTATTGCGGCGATGCGCGGTGCAGACGGAGCCATTGTCCAATGGAACGGCGTCTGCCTCGATATCGAAGATCAGGTCCGCGCGCAGGAAGAACTGCTCCGTACCCAGGAAAAGCTGTCGCGCGCAGCGCAGGCCGCGAGCCTGGCCGAACTGTCCGCTTCGATCGCGCATGAGGTCAACCAACCGCTGGCGGCTATCATGACCAACGCGCAGGCCTGCGCGCGCTGGCTAGTTGCGGATCCGCCGAATGTCGCGCGGGCGCAGATGATCGTCGATCGGATCACACAGAGTGCGCAGTCGGCGGCCGACATCGTAAGCCATATCCGATCGCTGTTCAGCCAATCTTCCGAGCCACGGATAGGCATCGCGATCGACGCTTTAGTGGCGGAGGTTTGCGGAGTCATAGCTGAACAGGCGGCCCGGTGTAACGTTCAGCTTGATGTACAGGTGCCGCCCGGCCTGCCGTGCGTGGCGATCGACCCTATCCAGATCCAACAGGTTCTGGTGAATCTTCTGCGCAACGGAATAGAAGCGATGGACGGAATGCTCGCCGACAAGCGTCTCCTCGTAACCGCGCGCACCGACGGCGATGAAATGTTGCGCGTTGAAGTCACCGACAGCGGCGTCGGCGTCCTCGATCCAGATCGCATGTTTGAAGCGTTTTTCACGACCAAGCCGCAAGGCATGGGCATGGGGCTCGCCATCTGCCGGTCGATCATCGAATCGCATGGCGGGAGGCTTTGGGCGGAGGCGGCGCAACCGACCGGTGCCCGGCTTGCTTTCACCTTGCCGGTCGGTTCGCTCAATGCTTGA
- a CDS encoding 3-hydroxybutyrate dehydrogenase — protein sequence MTLKGKTAVITGSTSGIGLAYARTLAAAGANIILNGLGDADAIEAERASLAAKHGVTVLYLEADMTRPEEIAAMIAEAEASFDGVDILINNAGVQFVSPIEEFPVEKWDQIIAINLSSAFHAIRAVAPGMKRRKWGRIISTASAHSMTASPFKSAYVAAKHGLAGLTKTVALELATSGITANCISPGYVWTPLVEKQIPDTMKARAMTRDEVVNNVLLAAQPTKAFVQPDDVAAMALFLCSDAAAQVTGANLSIDGGWTAE from the coding sequence ATGACCCTGAAGGGCAAGACAGCAGTAATCACCGGATCGACGAGCGGCATAGGGCTGGCCTATGCGCGCACCCTCGCTGCGGCAGGCGCCAACATCATATTGAACGGCCTCGGCGACGCCGACGCGATCGAAGCCGAGCGGGCCTCGCTTGCGGCGAAGCATGGCGTAACGGTCCTGTATCTCGAAGCCGACATGACACGGCCCGAAGAGATTGCGGCGATGATCGCGGAAGCGGAAGCTAGCTTCGACGGGGTGGATATCCTCATCAACAATGCCGGCGTCCAGTTCGTCTCCCCCATCGAGGAATTCCCGGTGGAGAAATGGGATCAGATCATCGCGATCAACCTGTCGTCCGCATTTCATGCAATCCGCGCCGTCGCACCCGGCATGAAACGGCGCAAATGGGGCCGGATCATCTCGACCGCGTCCGCGCATTCGATGACCGCATCGCCGTTCAAGAGCGCCTATGTCGCCGCCAAGCACGGGCTGGCCGGCCTCACCAAGACCGTCGCGCTCGAACTCGCGACATCTGGCATCACCGCAAACTGCATCAGTCCGGGCTATGTGTGGACGCCGCTCGTGGAAAAGCAGATACCCGATACGATGAAAGCGCGCGCGATGACGCGCGACGAAGTGGTGAACAATGTCCTCCTGGCGGCCCAGCCAACCAAGGCCTTCGTCCAGCCCGACGATGTCGCAGCGATGGCGCTTTTCCTCTGCTCGGACGCAGCGGCGCAGGTCACTGGCGCCAACCTGTCCATCGACGGCGGCTGGACCGCCGAGTGA
- a CDS encoding response regulator transcription factor — MPQEPVIAIVDDDAAIREALSDLLTVSGLDCVAYDGALAFLSDLPHRRFACLVTDIRMPGMNGLELIERLHSAGSTLPVVVLTSVRDARMRDRALALGTFDWLMKPVTDHRLLRVLGSAIGTDDAP, encoded by the coding sequence GTGCCCCAAGAACCCGTTATCGCGATCGTGGACGATGATGCGGCAATTCGTGAAGCTCTGTCCGATCTATTGACGGTGTCGGGTCTCGACTGCGTCGCCTATGATGGTGCCTTGGCCTTTCTTTCCGACCTGCCACATCGGCGTTTCGCCTGTTTGGTCACCGACATCCGCATGCCGGGAATGAACGGGCTCGAATTGATCGAGCGGCTGCATTCCGCAGGCTCGACCCTACCCGTCGTCGTATTGACGTCGGTTCGCGACGCGAGGATGCGCGACCGCGCGCTCGCGCTCGGCACCTTCGATTGGCTGATGAAGCCGGTTACCGATCATCGCTTGCTCCGAGTGCTTGGATCCGCGATCGGTACGGACGACGCCCCATGA
- a CDS encoding cytochrome b has protein sequence MSFPWAKPYEPTHPLMQWLDQKLPLPRFVYNATGGGYPVPRNLNFFWNFGVLNGMALVIQIVTGLVLAMHYAANSGIAFNSVEHIMRDVNAGWLIRYVHMNGASLFFTSVYIHMFRGLYYGSYKAPREMAWLMGLVILLLLMATAFMGYVLPWGQMSFWGAKVITGLFSAIPLVGEPIRTWLLGGYAPDNATLNRFFALHYLLPFVIAAVVVLHIWAIHIPGSNNPIGVDVKGPQDTVPFHPFYTAKDGFSVAVVLTLFAALVLFFPNALGHPDNYVPANPLSTPAHIVPEWYFWPFYAILRAFTVDFILPAKLLGVLAMFTSIFLLFFLPWLDTSPVRSGTYRPLFRKFFWFGLVPCVFVLGYCGGAPAEQPYIVISQIAAIYYFAHFLIILPIIARIEKPLPLPTSITASVLCVPDASPDAVDAQRRK, from the coding sequence ATGAGCTTTCCCTGGGCGAAACCCTATGAACCCACGCATCCGCTCATGCAGTGGCTCGACCAGAAGCTGCCGCTTCCACGCTTCGTCTATAACGCGACCGGCGGCGGATATCCGGTGCCGCGGAACCTGAATTTCTTTTGGAATTTCGGCGTACTGAACGGAATGGCGCTGGTGATTCAGATCGTCACCGGGCTGGTTCTGGCGATGCATTATGCCGCGAACAGCGGCATCGCGTTCAACTCGGTCGAGCATATCATGCGCGACGTCAACGCGGGTTGGCTGATCCGCTATGTCCATATGAACGGGGCGTCGCTGTTCTTCACATCGGTCTATATCCACATGTTCCGCGGACTTTATTACGGGTCGTACAAGGCGCCGCGCGAAATGGCGTGGCTGATGGGACTGGTCATCCTGCTCTTGCTGATGGCAACGGCCTTCATGGGCTATGTGCTGCCATGGGGCCAGATGAGCTTTTGGGGTGCCAAGGTCATCACCGGGCTGTTCAGCGCCATTCCGCTTGTCGGTGAGCCGATCCGGACCTGGCTGCTCGGCGGTTATGCGCCCGACAATGCCACGTTGAACCGCTTCTTCGCGCTGCACTATCTGCTGCCTTTCGTGATCGCGGCGGTGGTCGTGCTGCATATCTGGGCGATCCATATCCCAGGATCGAACAACCCGATCGGGGTCGATGTGAAAGGGCCGCAGGACACGGTGCCCTTCCACCCCTTCTACACCGCGAAGGACGGCTTCAGCGTCGCAGTGGTGCTCACCCTGTTTGCCGCGCTCGTTCTCTTCTTTCCAAACGCGCTCGGTCATCCCGATAATTATGTTCCGGCGAACCCGCTTTCGACCCCCGCGCATATCGTGCCCGAATGGTATTTCTGGCCCTTCTACGCGATCCTGCGTGCCTTCACTGTCGACTTCATCCTCCCGGCGAAGCTGCTCGGCGTGCTCGCAATGTTCACCTCGATCTTTCTGCTGTTCTTCCTGCCGTGGCTCGACACTTCGCCGGTGCGTTCCGGCACCTATCGCCCTCTGTTCCGGAAATTTTTCTGGTTCGGACTAGTGCCCTGCGTTTTCGTGCTCGGCTATTGCGGCGGGGCGCCGGCAGAGCAGCCCTATATCGTGATCTCGCAGATCGCCGCCATCTACTATTTCGCGCATTTCCTGATCATACTGCCGATTATCGCCAGAATCGAAAAGCCGCTGCCGCTGCCGACTTCGATCACCGCATCGGTGCTCTGCGTTCCGGACGCCAGCCCCGACGCGGTCGATGCGCAGCGCCGGAAATGA
- a CDS encoding TMEM175 family protein, whose protein sequence is MTDRDPEIGGDIGHRGMPSSRMEALTDGVVAIVITVMVIELRVPTGDGWAGVAASMPLLLVYALSFVNVGLFWNNHHHLLQATGRIDGRVLWANLFHLFWLSLIPYTIRWLDESDFAALAVAGYGLVLGMASIGYELLVRAIIASHPANAAIARAVGRDIKGRVSVASYALAAGLALVHPGLALAIYLAVILLWFIPDRRMERILSD, encoded by the coding sequence GTGACCGATAGAGATCCCGAAATTGGCGGCGATATCGGACATCGCGGCATGCCGTCTTCGCGGATGGAGGCGTTAACCGACGGAGTGGTTGCGATCGTGATCACGGTGATGGTGATCGAATTGCGCGTTCCGACCGGCGACGGATGGGCCGGCGTTGCAGCGAGCATGCCGCTGCTCCTCGTCTATGCGCTCAGTTTCGTGAACGTCGGGCTTTTCTGGAACAACCACCATCACCTGCTGCAAGCCACCGGGCGCATCGATGGGCGGGTGCTATGGGCCAATCTCTTCCATCTCTTTTGGCTCAGCCTTATTCCCTATACGATCCGCTGGCTCGACGAGAGCGACTTTGCCGCGCTCGCGGTGGCGGGATATGGCCTTGTCCTCGGCATGGCGTCGATAGGCTATGAGCTTCTCGTGCGCGCGATCATCGCCTCGCATCCCGCCAACGCGGCGATCGCGCGCGCGGTCGGCCGCGATATCAAGGGCCGTGTCAGCGTGGCATCCTACGCGCTCGCGGCCGGTCTCGCCCTTGTACATCCTGGCCTCGCCCTGGCGATCTATCTGGCCGTCATTCTTTTGTGGTTCATCCCCGACCGCCGGATGGAACGGATATTGAGCGACTGA
- a CDS encoding SDR family oxidoreductase has product MNDKTPATPQLEGRSPIATNIPELSGKRALITGATGGLGFEMAKSLAAAGALVILTGRDATKGADAVGRIAAAVPDARLDYRSVDLASLASIRQFGEAVRIEGLPVDILINNAGVMAPPTRRETEDGFELQFGTNHLGHFALTGNLLPLLRAAPNPRVVSISSGIASFGKIDFEDLQSMHNYNPNRAYAQSKLANLLFAQELQRLSHCHGWNIAALAAHPGHARTDLIANGVGRPKGMQAVLIAVLQRLASHDAAAGALSGLMAAASPEAKALDYFAPTGFLRQKGPPGLSAWPKNAKDEDVAERLWRVSQELTGERFRYR; this is encoded by the coding sequence ATGAATGACAAGACCCCTGCCACCCCCCAGCTCGAAGGTCGCAGCCCGATAGCGACCAATATCCCCGAACTATCGGGGAAAAGAGCGCTCATCACCGGCGCAACAGGAGGGTTGGGTTTTGAAATGGCAAAGTCGCTGGCTGCCGCTGGGGCCTTGGTCATCCTGACCGGGCGCGATGCGACCAAAGGAGCCGATGCGGTCGGTCGCATCGCGGCAGCGGTGCCGGACGCCCGGCTTGACTACCGAAGCGTCGATCTCGCATCGCTGGCGTCGATCAGACAATTCGGCGAGGCTGTCCGGATCGAGGGGCTGCCGGTCGATATATTGATCAATAATGCCGGGGTGATGGCGCCGCCGACGCGGCGCGAGACGGAAGATGGCTTCGAGCTTCAGTTCGGCACCAATCACCTTGGCCATTTCGCGCTGACCGGCAATTTGCTGCCACTGCTTCGCGCGGCGCCAAATCCAAGGGTGGTGTCGATCTCCTCCGGAATCGCCTCCTTCGGCAAGATCGATTTTGAGGATCTTCAGTCGATGCACAACTATAACCCAAACCGGGCTTACGCTCAGTCCAAGCTGGCAAACCTGTTGTTTGCGCAAGAACTGCAGCGTCTCAGCCACTGTCATGGCTGGAATATCGCCGCGCTTGCGGCGCATCCCGGTCACGCCCGGACCGACCTCATCGCCAATGGCGTAGGGCGACCAAAGGGAATGCAAGCGGTGCTGATCGCCGTGCTGCAACGCCTTGCCTCGCATGATGCGGCGGCCGGCGCCCTCTCGGGCCTGATGGCAGCGGCTTCGCCGGAGGCAAAGGCGCTCGACTATTTCGCGCCGACCGGCTTCCTGCGTCAGAAAGGCCCGCCGGGCCTTTCTGCCTGGCCTAAAAATGCGAAGGACGAAGATGTTGCGGAGCGGCTCTGGCGTGTCTCCCAAGAGCTGACCGGCGAGCGGTTCCGGTATCGCTGA
- a CDS encoding MBL fold metallo-hydrolase, which translates to METDMTQNTTLTADKSRLDELVPSRYALQVGDIEVLVISDGVLPIPAQVLAHNVEPEVLGAWLDGQFLPREIAEWPLNVLVVRSGEQTILVDAGLGFDPNLELGKAGRLIQRLAAAGIELGSVTDVVLTHMHMDHIGGLVVDGIKEKMRPDLRVHVSATEVKFWEDPDFSRTAMPEGFPDALRRTATRFMELYGSQVHTFDQQHEVAPGVVVELTGGHTPGHSVVRVGAGAERLTFVGDAIFQVSFEQPGWYNGFEHDPEEAARVRVKLMRDFAAKREAFVATHLPFPSIFHVAVDGDAFRCVPAVWDY; encoded by the coding sequence ATGGAGACCGACATGACACAGAACACGACCTTGACTGCCGACAAATCTCGCCTCGATGAGCTCGTCCCGTCGCGTTACGCGCTGCAGGTCGGCGACATCGAAGTATTGGTGATCAGCGATGGCGTGCTGCCGATCCCTGCACAAGTATTGGCGCACAATGTCGAGCCGGAGGTCCTCGGAGCCTGGTTGGACGGTCAGTTCCTGCCCCGCGAGATCGCCGAGTGGCCGCTCAACGTCCTCGTAGTGCGCAGCGGCGAGCAGACCATCCTTGTCGACGCCGGACTGGGGTTCGATCCGAACCTGGAGCTGGGGAAGGCCGGTCGCCTGATCCAGCGCCTCGCGGCCGCCGGGATCGAGCTTGGGTCGGTGACCGACGTGGTGCTGACCCACATGCACATGGACCATATCGGCGGTCTCGTCGTCGACGGCATCAAGGAAAAAATGCGCCCCGACCTGCGCGTTCATGTCTCGGCGACCGAGGTCAAGTTCTGGGAAGATCCCGATTTCTCCCGTACCGCCATGCCTGAGGGCTTCCCCGACGCCCTCCGCCGTACCGCCACCCGCTTCATGGAGCTTTACGGTAGCCAGGTACATACGTTCGACCAGCAGCATGAAGTGGCACCTGGCGTGGTCGTCGAACTCACGGGCGGCCATACCCCGGGCCACAGCGTGGTCCGCGTCGGGGCGGGCGCCGAGCGGCTCACTTTTGTCGGCGACGCCATTTTCCAGGTCTCGTTCGAACAGCCGGGCTGGTATAACGGCTTTGAACACGACCCCGAGGAAGCAGCCCGCGTGCGCGTGAAGCTGATGCGCGATTTCGCGGCGAAGCGCGAAGCGTTCGTCGCGACGCATCTTCCTTTCCCGTCCATCTTCCATGTCGCGGTCGACGGCGATGCCTTTCGCTGCGTCCCGGCAGTATGGGATTACTGA
- a CDS encoding TIGR03032 family protein, whose translation MMSETETPDTSSSDTIEAVSTGKAYAPGAAPEAEPGKTNIAVSRGLSGWLAARRTSLAFTSYQTGQLFLVGLHPNGTVSFNQQSFSRAMGVCWRPGRLYLGSLFQLWRLENILRPGEVGNQAFDVVLVPRNAQTTGDVDIHEVAIDGEGRVVFVNTKYSCLATLDLTHSFKPIWKPAFISKLAPEDRCHLNGLAMQDGAPRYVTAVSRSDVIAGWRERRHEGGVLIDVQTDRIVTDQLSMPHSPRVVGDHVYVLDSGRGRIVRIDPATGEKADVAFCPGFLRGMSIVDGHAIVTVSKPRNGSFAGLLLDGELKARDAEPWCGVLIVNLTSGDIVEWIRLEGHITEMFDVTAMPGVVCPMSVGPAAAEMHNTVSFEQTHLLSLVEGANGGTEARLDRRSAVV comes from the coding sequence ATGATGAGCGAGACCGAAACCCCCGACACGTCCTCTTCCGATACGATCGAAGCCGTATCGACCGGCAAGGCCTATGCGCCGGGCGCGGCGCCCGAAGCCGAGCCGGGCAAGACCAATATCGCCGTGTCGCGCGGCCTCAGCGGTTGGCTGGCCGCCCGGCGGACGAGCCTGGCGTTTACGAGCTATCAGACCGGCCAGCTTTTCCTTGTCGGTTTGCACCCCAACGGGACGGTGTCGTTCAACCAGCAAAGCTTCAGCCGCGCGATGGGCGTTTGCTGGCGACCGGGACGGCTGTATCTCGGCTCGCTGTTCCAGCTCTGGCGGCTGGAAAATATCCTGCGTCCGGGCGAGGTCGGCAATCAGGCGTTCGACGTGGTCCTGGTGCCGCGCAACGCGCAAACGACGGGCGATGTCGACATCCACGAAGTTGCGATCGACGGCGAGGGCCGCGTTGTCTTCGTGAACACAAAATATAGCTGCCTCGCGACGCTGGACCTGACGCACAGTTTCAAACCGATCTGGAAGCCGGCCTTCATTTCGAAGCTCGCGCCCGAGGATCGATGCCACCTCAACGGGCTGGCGATGCAGGATGGCGCGCCGCGCTATGTGACCGCGGTCAGCCGGTCGGACGTCATCGCGGGCTGGCGCGAGCGGCGGCACGAGGGCGGGGTATTGATCGACGTGCAGACCGACCGCATCGTCACCGATCAATTGTCGATGCCGCACTCGCCGCGGGTCGTCGGCGATCATGTCTATGTGCTCGACAGCGGACGCGGGCGGATTGTGCGGATTGACCCGGCTACCGGCGAAAAGGCCGACGTCGCTTTCTGTCCGGGCTTCCTGCGCGGCATGTCGATCGTCGACGGTCATGCGATTGTGACGGTGTCCAAGCCCCGAAACGGCAGCTTCGCCGGTCTGCTGCTCGATGGCGAGCTCAAGGCGCGCGATGCCGAGCCATGGTGCGGTGTGCTCATCGTCAATCTTACAAGCGGCGACATCGTCGAGTGGATCCGCCTCGAAGGTCATATTACCGAAATGTTCGACGTGACGGCGATGCCGGGCGTTGTGTGCCCCATGTCGGTCGGACCGGCGGCGGCAGAGATGCACAATACGGTCAGTTTCGAGCAAACGCATCTTCTGTCGCTGGTGGAAGGTGCAAACGGCGGCACGGAAGCTCGCTTGGATCGGCGATCGGCGGTGGTATAA
- a CDS encoding response regulator transcription factor: MINMLVEEKPPLVLVVDDDEEVRTAICELMLSVGIEAACYGSTRELMDSQLLDRAGCLVLDVRMPGSSGLDLQQYLASAGIAKPIVFLTGHGDIPMTVQAMKAGAVDFLTKPVRDQTLLDAVTAGIERDIAERASASVVQQQVERFATLTPRESQVMREVAMGRLNKQIAYDLGISEITVKLHRSNVMKKMQVASVGELIRAWEKLPLELREIAAA; encoded by the coding sequence ATGATCAATATGCTTGTCGAAGAGAAACCGCCGCTCGTTCTTGTGGTTGACGACGACGAAGAGGTCCGCACCGCGATTTGCGAACTGATGCTGTCGGTCGGAATCGAAGCCGCCTGTTACGGTTCGACGCGAGAACTGATGGACTCGCAACTTCTCGATCGTGCCGGGTGCCTGGTCCTGGACGTGCGCATGCCCGGTTCGAGTGGCCTTGACCTTCAACAGTATCTCGCCAGCGCGGGGATAGCGAAGCCGATCGTTTTCCTCACCGGCCATGGCGATATCCCCATGACGGTCCAGGCGATGAAGGCGGGCGCGGTCGACTTTCTGACCAAGCCAGTGCGCGATCAGACCTTGCTCGACGCCGTGACCGCAGGCATCGAACGTGACATTGCCGAGCGCGCGAGCGCCAGCGTCGTTCAGCAGCAAGTCGAGCGCTTTGCAACGCTGACCCCGCGCGAAAGCCAGGTCATGCGCGAAGTGGCGATGGGACGACTCAATAAGCAAATCGCCTACGACCTGGGTATCAGCGAGATCACCGTGAAGTTGCATCGGTCCAACGTGATGAAGAAAATGCAGGTCGCGTCGGTAGGTGAACTTATCCGCGCATGGGAAAAACTTCCCTTGGAGTTACGGGAAATCGCCGCAGCCTAA
- a CDS encoding RrF2 family transcriptional regulator yields MAHLTASVEYGIHGLLALIDADHQPRSARDIASFEGISPTFVSKIFAKLEKAGIVRAAGGVKGGYLLARRPEAISVLALVDAIEGRKPLFECQEIRGRCALFDGKPPDWASRGVCSIHAVMLKAEKAMRDALASETLADISNRLQAKAPPEFGSEAKAWFDQRLAARRKGLLAQPKALAR; encoded by the coding sequence ATGGCTCATCTTACCGCCAGCGTCGAATATGGCATCCATGGCCTGCTCGCGCTTATTGACGCGGATCATCAGCCGCGCAGCGCGCGGGATATCGCATCGTTCGAAGGCATCTCGCCGACATTCGTGTCCAAAATCTTCGCAAAACTCGAAAAGGCGGGCATCGTCCGCGCAGCCGGTGGCGTGAAGGGTGGTTATCTCCTCGCTCGCCGGCCAGAGGCGATTAGCGTTCTGGCGCTGGTCGATGCGATTGAAGGCCGCAAGCCGCTTTTTGAATGTCAGGAAATTCGCGGCCGCTGCGCGCTGTTTGACGGCAAGCCACCGGACTGGGCCAGTCGCGGCGTCTGTTCGATCCACGCCGTGATGCTCAAGGCCGAAAAAGCGATGCGCGACGCGCTCGCGAGTGAAACGCTCGCGGATATTTCGAACCGGCTCCAAGCGAAGGCGCCGCCCGAATTCGGCAGCGAAGCCAAAGCCTGGTTCGATCAACGACTAGCGGCGCGGCGAAAGGGTCTCCTCGCTCAACCGAAAGCACTCGCGCGATGA